A part of Aspergillus flavus chromosome 1, complete sequence genomic DNA contains:
- a CDS encoding putative endo-beta-1,4-glucanase D (endoglucanase, putative), whose translation MKSSTFGMLALAAAAKLVSAHATVHAVWINDVDQGEGNSESGYIRSPPSNSPITDVTSKDMTCNVNNKATAKTLEVKAGDKITFEWHHDSRSDSDDIIASSHKGPIMVYMAPTEKGTAGNGWVKIAEDGYTDGTWAVDTLIKNRGKHSVTVPDVAAGEYLFRPEIIALHEGNRQGGAQFYMECVQVKVTSSGSKTLPEGVSIPGAYTATDKGILFDIYNSFDSYPFPGPAVWDGASGSSSSPSASASASAPAATSAAPAPSSFTTIAKQPATSSTEAPSTENTSTTSTIVSTTAAASATAPATPSSTSAIASSAASTNSVPQPSSNAGGAVKEWYQCGGLNYKGSTQCEEGLTCKKWNPYYYQCISA comes from the coding sequence ATGAAGTCCTCTACCTTTGGTATGCTCGCTCTGGCAGCGGCTGCTAAGCTCGTCAGCGCCCACGCCACCGTCCACGCCGTCTGGATCAACGATGTCGACCAGGGTGAAGGTAACAGCGAGAGCGGCTACATCCGTTCTCCCCCCAGCAACAGCCCCATCACCGATGTCACCTCCAAGGACATGACCTGCAACGTTAACAACAAGGCTACCGCTAAGACCCTTGAGGTCAAGGCCGGTGACAAGATCACCTTCGAGTGGCACCACGACTCCCGCAGCGATTCTGACGACATCATCGCTTCCTCCCACAAAGGTCCCATCATGGTCTACATGGCCCCTACTGAGAAGGGCACTGCTGGCAACGGTTGGGTCAAGATTGCCGAGGATGGCTACACCGATGGCACCTGGGCCGTTGACACCTTGATCAAGAACAGGGGCAAGCACTCCGTCACCGTTCCCGACGTTGCTGCCGGCGAGTACCTCTTCCGCCCTGAGATCATCGCTCTCCATGAGGGTAACCGCCAGGGCGGCGCCCAGTTCTACATGGAGTGTGTCCAGGTCAAGGTCACCTCTTCCGGCTCCAAGACTCTCCCCGAGGGTGTCTCCATCCCTGGTGCCTACACCGCCACCGACAAGGGCATTCTGTTCGACATCTACAACTCTTTCGACAGCTACCCCTTCCCCGGCCCTGCCGTCTGGGATGGCGCTTCTggttcgtcttcttctccatcagcTTCCGCCTCTGCATCTGCTCCTGCAGCTACCAgcgctgctcctgctccctCTAGCTTCACTACCATCGCCAAACAGCCAGCCACTTCATCCACTGAGGCCCCTTCCACTGAGAACACTTCCACCACCTCAACCATTGTCTCCACCACTGCTGCCGCCTCTGCCACTGCTCCCGCTACTCCCTCTAGCACCTCCGCCATTGCCTCTTCTGCTGCGTCCACTAACTCTGTTCCTCAGCCTAGTTCCAACGCCGGCGGCGCTGTCAAGGAGTGGTACCAGTGTGGTGGTCTGAACTACAAGGGTAGCACTCAGTGTGAGGAGGGTCTCACTTGCAAGAAGTGGAACCCTTACTACTACCAGTGTATTTCCGCTTAA